In one Apium graveolens cultivar Ventura unplaced genomic scaffold, ASM990537v1 ctg6309, whole genome shotgun sequence genomic region, the following are encoded:
- the LOC141703175 gene encoding uncharacterized protein LOC141703175, with protein MQAHRVWEAVEPSDPKAAIEGKTDKVALAMMYQAIPEDMLLAITDKKIAKDAWEAIKIMSQGAEKVKKARAQTLKANFEALNMKDTDMLDEFYMKLNGIIVSTLEQFGNLDTMSVEEVIGPLKAHEERLKATSEISSEQQTLTQEEWIKRERDDSKLLLTREEWLKKLNRGGTTVNTGMKNQAECRKPRRIKEQKQEINLTQMDDEPALLLAENEKAAANNVEIDERGVQPKLLKMNDDEIWESKVWYLDNGASNHMSGQRSKFSNLDETIVGKVKFGDGSTVEIKGKGFVSLNCKNGEERILREVYFIPNLRSNIISLGQLSELGNKVIIHGEYLKVYDKNQRLPMNVKRSSNRLYRIIIESGNSVCLLSKLEDPSWLWHARLGHVNFPAIVMMHKQSMVTGMPRVQQPNEVCR; from the exons ATGCAAGCCCATAGAGTTTGGGAAGCGGTGGAGCCTAGTGATCCCAAGGCAGCAATAGAGGGAAAAACAGATAAAGTTGCACTAGCAATGATGTATCAGGCAATTCCTGAAGATATGTTATTGGCCATTACGGACAAGAAAATTGCGAAAGATGCCTGGGAGGCGATCAAGATAATGAGCCAGGGGGCTGAAAAGGTGAAGAAGGCCAGGGCGCAAACTCTGAAAGCCAATTTTGAAGCTCTAAATATGAAGGATACAGACATGCTAGATGAGTTCTACATGAAGCTGAATGGTATC ATTGTGTCCACTCTGGAGCAATTTGGTAATTTGGACACTATGTCAGTTGAGGAAGTGATAGGCCCGCTCAAGGCGCACGAAGAGAGGTTGAAGGCCACGAGTGAAATCAGTAGTGAGCAGCAGACGCTGACTCAAGAAGAATGGATTAAACGAGAAAGGGATGATAGCAAATTGCTTTTAACACGTGAAGAATGGCTTAAGAAATTAAATCGGGGAGGCACAACTGTAAATACAGGGATGAAAAATCAAG ctgagtGTCGCAAACCAAGGAGAATAAAGGAACAAAAACAAGAGATTAACCTGACTCAAATGGATGATGAACCAGCGTTACTCTTGGCTGAGAATGAGAAAGCTGCTGCAAACAATGTGGAAATTGATGAACGAGGGGTGCAACCAAAATTGCTGAAAATGAATGATGATGAAATATGGGAATCCAAGgtgtggtacttggataatggcGCAAGTAATCACATGTCAGGACAGAGATCAAAATTCAGTAACTTGGATGAAACAATCGTGGGCAAGGTGAAGTTTGGGGATGGCTCAACAGTGGAAATTAAAGGGAAAGGCTTTGTAAGTCTTAATTGCAAAAATGGAGAAGAAAGAATACTGCGTGAGGtatattttattccaaacttaCGTAGCAATATCATTAGTTTGGGACAATTGTCCGAGTTGGGTAATAAGGTCATAATTCATGGAGAGTATTTAAAGGTGTATGATAAGAACCAGAGATTACCTATGAATGTCAAAAGGTCATCTAATAGGCTGTATCGAATTATCATTGAGTCTGGGAATTCCGTGTGCTTGTTGTCAAAGCTAGAGGATCCTTCGTGGTTGTGGCATGCTCGTTTAGGGCACGTCAATTTTCCTGCAATAGTGATGATGCACAAGCAAAGCATGGTGACTGGTATGCCAAGGGTGCAACAGCCAAATGAGGTATGTAGATGA